From a region of the Marmota flaviventris isolate mMarFla1 chromosome 13, mMarFla1.hap1, whole genome shotgun sequence genome:
- the LOC139701530 gene encoding olfactory receptor 1J21-like has protein sequence MRRDNQSSVSEFLLLGLPIQPEQQGMYYALFLGMYLITVLGNLLIILLIRLDSRLHTPMYFFLSHLALTDISFSSVTAPKMLMNMLTQTQSISYAGCICQAYFFLMLADVDSFLLTSMAYDRYVAICHPLHYTRIMSQNLCFLLVVVSWVLSFANALLHTLLLARLSFLRGNTLPHFFCDLSALLKLSSSDTTINQLAILIVGSVVITLPFICILVSYGHIGATILRKPSIKGICKAFSTCGSHLSVVSLYYGAIIALYFVPSSNSTNDKDVIVSVLYYLVTPMLNPFIYSLRNRDMKGALRNILSRTKNSM, from the coding sequence ATGAGGAGGGATAATCAGAGCAGTGTGTCCGAGTTCCTCCTCCTGGGGCTCCCCATCCAGCCAGAGCAGCAAGGCATGTACTACGCCCTGTTCCTGGGCATGTACCTGATCACGGtgctggggaacctgctcatcatcctgctCATCAGGCTGGACTCTCGCctgcacacccccatgtacttcttcctcagccaCTTGGCCCTCACTGACATCTCTTTCTCCTCAGTCACAGCCCCAAAGATGCTCATGAACATGCTGACGCAGACTCAATCCATCTCCTATGCTGGGTGCATTTGCCaggcatatttttttctaatgcttGCAGATGTTGACAGCTTCCTTCTGACCTCAATGGCCTATGACAggtatgtggccatctgtcatCCCCTGCATTATACCAGAATCATGAGTCAGAACCTCTGTTTCCTGCTAGTGGTTGTGTCTTGGGTCTTATCCTTTGCCAATGCCCTTTTGCACACCCTCCTCCTAGCCCGTCTCTCTTTCCTTAGAGGTAACACTCTGCCCCACTTCTTCTGTGACCTCTCTGCCTTACTTAAACTGTCCAGTTCAGACACCACCATCAATCAGCTGGCTATTCTAATTGTAGGATCAGTGGTCATTACCCTGCCATTCATATGCATCCTGGTCTCTTATGGCCACATTGGGGCCACCATCTTGAGAAAACCCTCCATCAAGGGGATCTGCAAAGCCTTTTCCACATGTGGCTCTCACCTCTCTGTGGTTTCTCTGTACTATGGAGCCATTATTGCACTCTATTTTGTCCCCTCATCTAATAGCACTAATGACAAGGATGTCATTGTGTCTGTGTTATACTAtctggtcacccccatgctgaatcCCTTCATCTATAGTCTAAGGAATCGGGATATGAAAGGAGCTCTAAGAAACATCCTCAGTAGAACAAAAAATTCAATGTGA
- the LOC114093686 gene encoding olfactory receptor 1J21-like — translation MRRDNQSSVSEFLLLGLPIQPEQQGMYYALFLGMYLTTVLGNLLIILLIRLDSRLHTPMYFFLSHLALTDISFPSVTAPKMLMNMLTQTQSISYSGCICQEFFFLLFASLDSFLLTSMAYDRYVAICHPLHYTRMMRQSLCFLLVLVSWVLSFAIALLHTLLLAQLSFLRSNTLPHFFCDLSALLKLSSSDTTINQLVILIAGSVVITLPFICILVSYGHIGATILRRPSIKVIYKTFSTCGSHLSVVSLYYGAIIGLYFVPSSGNTNDKDVIVSVFYSLVTPMVNPFIYSLRNRDIKGALRNILTRATFSV, via the coding sequence atGAGGAGGGATAATCAGAGCAGTGTGTCCGAGTTCCTCCTCCTGGGGCTCCCCATCCAGCCAGAGCAGCAAGGCATGTACTACGCCCTGTTCCTGGGCATGTACCTGACCACGGtgctggggaacctgctcatcatcctgctCATCAGGCTGGACTCTcgcctccacacccccatgtacttcttcctcagccaCTTGGCCCTCACTGACATCTCTTTCCCCTCAGTCACGGCCCCAAAGATGCTCATGAACATGCTGACGCAGACTCAATCCATCTCCTACTCTGGGTGCATTTGTCAggaattctttttcttattatttgcaAGTCTTGACAGCTTCCTTCTGACCTCCATGGCCTATGACAggtatgtggccatctgccaccctCTTCATTACACCAGAATGATGAGACAGAGCCTCTGTTTCCTGCTAGTTCTTGTGTCCTGGGTCTTGTCCTTTGCCATCGCTCTTTTGCACACCCTCCTCCTAGCCCAGCTCTCTTTTCTTAGAAGCAACACTCTGCCCCACTTCTTCTGTGACCTCTCTGCCTTACTCAAGCTGTCCAGCTCAGACACCACCATCAATCAGCTGGTCATCCTCATTGCAGGATCAGTGGTCATTACCCTTCCCTTCATATGCATCCTGGTCTCTTATGGCCACATTGGGGCCACCATCCTGAGACGACCCTCCATCAAGGTGATCTACAAAACCTTCTCCACATGTGGCTCCCACCTCTCTGTGGTTTCTCTGTACTATGGAGCAATTATTGGACTCTACTTTGTCCCCTCATCCGGAAATACTAATGACAAGGATGTCATTGTGTCTGTGTTCTACAGTCTGGTGACCCCCATGGTGAATCCCTTCATTTACAGTCTGAGGAATCGGGATATCAAAGGAGCTCTGAGAAACATCCTCACTAGAGCAACATTTTCAGTGTGA
- the LOC114093889 gene encoding olfactory receptor 1J21-like, producing MRRDNQSSVSEFLLLGLPIQPEQQGMYYALFLGMYLTTVLGNLLIILLIRLDSCLHTPMYFFLSHLALTDISFSSVTAPKMLMNMLMQTQSISYAGCISQVYFFLFFADLDSFLLTSMAYDRYVAICHPLHYTTIMSQNLCFLLVIGSWVLSFAGALVHTLLLARLSFCGDNTIHHFFCDLSALVKLSSSDTTINELVIFIVGSMVITLPFMCVLVSYGHIGATILRRPSIKGICKALSTCGSHLSVVSLYYGAIIGLYFVPSSNSNKDKDVIVSVLYTLVTPMLNPFIYSLRNREMKGALRNRLRRGTFSG from the coding sequence atgaggaggGACAATCAGAGCAGTGTGTCCGAGTTCCTCCTCCTGGGGCTCCCCATCCAGCCAGAGCAGCAAGGCATGTACTACGCCCTGTTCCTGGGCATGTACCTGACCACGGtgctggggaacctgctcatcatcctgctCATCAGGTTGGACTCTtgcctccacacccccatgtacttcttcctcagccaCTTGGCCCTCACTGACATCTCTTTCTCTTCAGTCACGGCTCCAAAGATGCTCATGAACATGCTGATGCAGACTCAATCCATCTCCTATGCTGGGTGCATTTCCCaggtatattttttcttattttttgcagATCTCGACAGCTTCCTTCTGACCTCAATGGCCTATGACAgatatgtggccatctgtcaccctcTCCACTACACCACCATCATGAGTCAGAACCTCTGCTTCCTGCTAGTAATTGGGTCCTGGGTCTTGTCCTTTGCTGGTGCCCTTGTTCACACCCTCCTCCTAGCCCGTCTGTCCTTCTGTGGAGACAACACCATTCaccacttcttctgtgacctCTCTGCCTTAGTGAAGCTGTCCAGCTCAGACACCACCATTAATGAGCTAGTTATCTTCATTGTAGGGTCAATGGTTATCACTCTGCCATTCATGTGTGTTCTGGTCTCTTATGGCCACATTGGGGCCACCATCCTGAGAAGACCCTCCATCAAGGGCATCTGCAAAGCCTTGTCCACATGTGGCTCCCACCTCTCTGTGGTTTCTCTGTACTATGGAGCCATTATTGGACTTTACTTTGTCCCCTCATCCAATAGCAATAAAGACAAAGATGTCATTGTGTCTGTGTTGTACACtctggtcacccccatgctgaatcCTTTCATCTACAGTCTGAGGAATCGGGAAATGAAAGGAGCTCTGAGGAACAGACTCAGGAGAGGAACATTTTCAGGATGA